A portion of the Algimonas porphyrae genome contains these proteins:
- a CDS encoding NAD-dependent epimerase/dehydratase family protein has protein sequence MRILLTGAAGFVGFHCARALLRAGHTVIGVDSLNDYYDPALKQARLAQLTDKSGFTFNPQNIAEPGALRSQFETAGLTHILHLAAQAGVRYSLEAPRAYIDANLAGHLEVLELARHCETLEHCVYASSSSVYGERTDVPFSESDTVRTPASLYAATKIGGEMLSESYARLYGLRLTGLRFFTVYGPWGRPDMAYWIFAEKMLKGEPITLFAPDAMQRDFTFIDDISGVMETILRTPADGHAVYNLGNTSPVALMDFVREIERACGVTASLDIQPRQPGDVSTTYADIVRAQADFGFAPQTPIRVGLPQFVDWYRGWISR, from the coding sequence ATGAGAATCCTGTTAACAGGCGCAGCGGGTTTTGTCGGCTTTCATTGCGCGCGCGCATTATTGCGCGCCGGCCATACAGTCATCGGCGTCGACAGCCTGAACGATTATTACGACCCGGCACTGAAACAGGCGCGTCTGGCGCAGCTGACGGACAAGTCCGGCTTTACCTTCAACCCGCAGAACATTGCGGAGCCCGGTGCGCTGCGGTCACAATTCGAAACGGCCGGGCTGACCCATATCCTCCACCTCGCTGCACAGGCGGGTGTACGTTACAGCCTCGAAGCGCCGCGCGCCTATATCGATGCCAATCTGGCCGGCCATCTGGAAGTGCTTGAACTGGCCCGCCATTGCGAGACGCTGGAACACTGCGTCTATGCCAGCAGCAGTTCGGTCTATGGCGAGCGCACGGACGTTCCCTTCTCGGAGTCCGACACAGTCCGCACGCCGGCCTCTCTCTATGCGGCGACCAAGATTGGCGGGGAAATGCTGTCGGAGAGCTATGCGCGGCTTTACGGCCTGAGACTGACGGGACTGCGCTTCTTTACCGTCTATGGACCCTGGGGTCGGCCCGACATGGCCTACTGGATCTTTGCGGAGAAGATGCTGAAGGGCGAGCCGATCACCCTGTTCGCGCCGGACGCCATGCAGCGCGATTTCACTTTCATTGACGATATTTCCGGCGTGATGGAGACGATCTTGAGAACGCCTGCGGACGGTCACGCCGTCTATAATCTCGGCAATACATCGCCGGTCGCGCTGATGGATTTCGTGCGCGAGATCGAACGCGCCTGCGGCGTGACCGCGTCGCTCGATATTCAACCGCGCCAGCCCGGCGATGTGTCCACCACCTATGCCGATATAGTCCGCGCACAGGCCGATTTCGGGTTCGCCCCGCAGACCCCGATCCGCGTGGGCCTGCCGCAATTCGTCGACTGGTATCGCGGCTGGATCAGTCGCTAG
- a CDS encoding delta-class carbonic anhydrase, producing MAEETETVTMAAAENVCTTFGPQTPRDISLRTGTNPDMFQMAPASSEMNLCNIHTHTNAEHKGPGFSVFVDDSDYGGYACNGTDELTAAELAPAPGAYGKVKPGDTIEVHWVHTSCDIDPGEGLGSCLSDTCTDPLLRVEAQTFLVVNDSNALDFTTMDWTGAEVNGLDQPMMIPANTGEPIVFRGSTTGPSFDQQTCSPLKVTWSVRPTCAKLDINSLHRWAEAGNVFNETESHGVRQLVTDPRLLSEIE from the coding sequence ATGGCCGAAGAGACGGAAACCGTGACGATGGCGGCGGCGGAGAATGTCTGTACGACCTTCGGTCCGCAGACGCCGCGCGATATTTCCCTGAGGACGGGCACGAACCCGGATATGTTCCAGATGGCCCCGGCCTCGTCCGAGATGAACCTCTGCAACATTCACACGCACACCAACGCCGAACATAAAGGGCCGGGCTTTTCCGTCTTCGTCGATGATAGCGATTATGGCGGCTATGCCTGTAATGGCACGGACGAGCTGACCGCCGCCGAACTGGCTCCGGCTCCGGGCGCTTATGGCAAGGTCAAGCCGGGCGACACGATCGAGGTGCACTGGGTGCATACCTCCTGCGATATCGATCCGGGCGAGGGTCTCGGCTCCTGCCTGTCCGACACCTGTACCGACCCGCTGCTGCGCGTCGAAGCGCAGACGTTCCTCGTCGTCAATGACAGCAATGCGCTCGACTTCACGACGATGGACTGGACGGGTGCGGAGGTGAACGGCCTCGATCAGCCGATGATGATCCCAGCCAATACGGGCGAGCCGATCGTCTTCCGCGGCTCCACGACAGGACCGAGCTTCGATCAGCAGACCTGCTCGCCGCTCAAGGTGACATGGTCGGTCCGCCCGACGTGCGCGAAGCTTGACATCAACTCCCTGCATCGCTGGGCCGAAGCCGGGAACGTCTTCAACGAAACGGAAAGCCACGGCGTCCGCCAGCTGGTCACGGATCCGCGCCTGCTGTCCGAAATCGAATAG
- the ispG gene encoding flavodoxin-dependent (E)-4-hydroxy-3-methylbut-2-enyl-diphosphate synthase codes for MSAQPTSLDAVRPWRTITRRPCRKIKVGAVEVGGDAPIAVQSMTNTLTHDVDATVGQIRRLEEVGADIVRVSVPDKESSAALRAIVDQVKVPLVADIHFHYKRGLEAADNGAACLRINPGNIGGQDRVREVVAAARANGCSIRIGVNGGSLERDLLEKYGEPCPDAMVESALMHARMLDEEGFHDYKISVKASDIFLTVAAYHQLAEATDAPLHLGITEAGGQRIGTVKSSIGMGNLLWAGIGDTIRVSLSDEPEEEIRVGFDMLKSLGLRTRGVNIISCPSCARQGFDVIKTVRELEDRLSHIHEPISLSIIGCVVNGPGEAMFTDIGFTGGSAGYGMMYHAGKKSGKTDNDDMIAEIVEAVEARAEVLRAERDGAMAAE; via the coding sequence ATGAGCGCACAACCGACCTCTCTGGATGCCGTCCGCCCCTGGCGCACCATCACCCGTCGTCCCTGCCGCAAGATCAAGGTCGGTGCCGTCGAAGTCGGTGGCGATGCCCCCATTGCTGTACAGTCCATGACCAACACGCTGACCCATGATGTCGACGCGACCGTGGGGCAGATCCGGCGGCTTGAAGAGGTCGGGGCCGATATCGTCCGCGTGTCCGTGCCGGACAAGGAGAGCTCCGCCGCGCTCCGGGCGATCGTCGATCAGGTCAAGGTCCCGCTCGTCGCCGATATTCACTTTCACTATAAGCGCGGGCTCGAAGCGGCCGATAATGGCGCGGCCTGCCTGCGCATCAATCCCGGCAATATTGGCGGGCAGGACCGGGTGCGCGAAGTCGTCGCCGCCGCGCGCGCCAATGGCTGCTCGATCCGGATCGGCGTCAATGGCGGGTCACTGGAACGCGACCTGCTCGAAAAATATGGCGAGCCCTGTCCCGATGCCATGGTGGAATCTGCGCTCATGCATGCGCGCATGCTCGATGAAGAAGGGTTTCACGACTATAAGATCAGTGTGAAGGCGTCCGACATCTTCCTGACTGTTGCCGCCTATCATCAGCTCGCGGAGGCCACGGACGCGCCGCTCCACCTCGGCATTACCGAAGCGGGCGGGCAGCGCATCGGGACAGTCAAATCCTCCATCGGCATGGGCAATCTGCTCTGGGCCGGGATCGGCGACACGATCCGCGTGTCGCTGTCGGACGAACCCGAAGAGGAAATCCGTGTCGGCTTCGACATGCTGAAATCGCTCGGGCTGAGGACGCGCGGCGTCAACATCATCTCGTGTCCGTCCTGCGCGCGGCAGGGGTTCGATGTGATCAAGACGGTCCGAGAGCTTGAAGATCGCCTGTCCCACATTCACGAACCGATCAGTCTGTCCATCATCGGCTGCGTCGTCAACGGCCCGGGCGAAGCCATGTTCACCGATATCGGCTTCACCGGCGGCTCCGCCGGCTACGGCATGATGTACCACGCGGGCAAAAAAAGCGGCAAAACCGACAATGACGACATGATCGCAGAGATCGTCGAAGCGGTGGAGGCGCGTGCTGAGGTGCTCAGGGCTGAGCGCGACGGGGCGATGGCGGCGGAGTGA
- a CDS encoding helix-turn-helix domain-containing protein, producing the protein MSPPSHATADLPESQRPPLGARLREQRRALGLSLDDASERSGVRADYLAALERHNLDALPTVGYGLGYVRAYARALGLDEAASVADFKRDSAVPKNLFRRDTPHFVPTRQLRLPRGSVPALGVIAAVVMLGAWYGVQLDTVAAPSPVMTAPFDPDATQDAQPVPDTILTLRTTAPSWVTIRDPRGRLVANRVFVTGESWQMEVGRDYRVDVRDGGAVEILIGERTLGPVGEAGVPRRDLALGTLR; encoded by the coding sequence ATGTCACCGCCGTCCCACGCCACCGCCGATCTGCCCGAGAGCCAGCGACCACCGCTTGGCGCGCGCCTGCGTGAACAACGGCGCGCCCTGGGGCTCAGCCTTGATGATGCGAGCGAGCGGTCGGGTGTGCGGGCCGATTATCTCGCTGCGCTGGAGCGGCACAATCTCGATGCGCTGCCGACGGTCGGTTACGGGCTCGGTTATGTGCGGGCCTATGCGCGCGCGCTCGGGCTCGACGAGGCCGCCTCGGTCGCCGATTTCAAGCGTGACAGTGCGGTACCGAAAAACCTGTTCCGCCGCGATACGCCCCATTTTGTCCCGACCCGGCAGCTGCGCCTGCCGCGCGGCTCCGTTCCCGCGCTCGGTGTCATTGCCGCCGTCGTCATGCTCGGGGCCTGGTACGGGGTGCAGCTCGATACGGTCGCCGCACCGTCGCCCGTCATGACCGCGCCGTTCGACCCGGACGCCACGCAGGACGCACAGCCCGTGCCGGACACGATCCTGACGCTGCGCACGACCGCGCCGAGCTGGGTCACCATTCGCGATCCGCGCGGACGGCTGGTCGCCAACCGCGTTTTCGTCACTGGCGAGAGCTGGCAGATGGAAGTCGGACGCGATTACCGCGTTGATGTGCGGGATGGCGGGGCCGTCGAGATTCTGATCGGCGAGCGCACGCTCGGCCCGGTCGGCGAAGCGGGCGTGCCGCGCCGCGATCTCGCTCTCGGGACGCTACGCTAG
- a CDS encoding disulfide bond formation protein B, with protein MTPLFKHSDARAALFAGTLSLGLLCGAWFFQYVLGYAPCIMCYWQRYAHMAVLAVAVAVILSRGAFGVTPVGAARGLPFWLGPVLLILLLLFSAGLGSFHVGVEFGWWEGPKACAAGAIGDVPTIDPDDPLGFLDNPIKLPACSDVAWSFLGISMAGWNALISLLGALGVWRLGIEKAST; from the coding sequence ATGACCCCGCTGTTCAAACACTCCGATGCGCGCGCAGCGCTGTTCGCCGGAACCCTGTCGCTCGGTCTGCTCTGCGGGGCGTGGTTTTTCCAATATGTGCTCGGCTATGCGCCCTGCATCATGTGCTACTGGCAGCGCTATGCGCATATGGCTGTTCTGGCGGTCGCTGTGGCGGTCATCCTGTCGCGCGGAGCGTTCGGCGTCACGCCGGTCGGTGCGGCCCGCGGCCTGCCCTTCTGGCTAGGCCCGGTCCTGCTGATCCTGCTGCTGCTCTTTTCCGCCGGACTGGGCAGTTTTCATGTCGGTGTTGAATTTGGCTGGTGGGAAGGCCCGAAAGCCTGCGCGGCCGGCGCCATCGGTGATGTGCCGACGATCGATCCCGACGATCCGCTCGGATTTCTCGATAATCCGATCAAGCTGCCTGCCTGTTCGGATGTGGCCTGGTCGTTTCTGGGCATTTCCATGGCGGGCTGGAACGCGCTGATCTCGCTGCTGGGCGCACTCGGCGTCTGGCGTCTTGGCATAGAGAAAGCCTCGACGTGA
- a CDS encoding demethoxyubiquinone hydroxylase family protein translates to MLRVDHAGEYGAVAIYRGQQAVFSRSPKTAAMAAQLAEMEAEEQKHLDAFDRLLVEREVRPTAMTPIWNVAGYGLGVATALMGEKAAHVCTEAVETVIEQHYASQAEEIAQDEPELAETFREFREDELHHRDIAVDGGAHEAPGYPVLSRLIRAGCHTAIRITERI, encoded by the coding sequence ATGCTGCGCGTCGATCATGCGGGCGAATATGGCGCGGTCGCCATCTATCGCGGGCAGCAGGCCGTCTTCTCGCGCAGTCCGAAGACTGCGGCCATGGCGGCGCAGCTGGCCGAAATGGAAGCCGAAGAACAAAAGCACCTGGACGCCTTCGATCGCCTGCTGGTCGAACGCGAAGTGCGCCCGACGGCGATGACGCCGATCTGGAACGTCGCCGGTTACGGCCTGGGTGTCGCAACGGCATTGATGGGTGAGAAAGCCGCCCATGTCTGTACAGAAGCGGTCGAGACCGTGATCGAGCAGCATTATGCCAGTCAGGCCGAAGAAATCGCGCAGGACGAGCCGGAACTCGCCGAAACCTTCCGCGAATTTCGCGAAGATGAATTGCATCACCGCGACATTGCCGTTGATGGTGGCGCGCATGAGGCGCCGGGTTATCCGGTCCTGTCACGCCTGATCCGTGCGGGCTGCCATACCGCTATCCGGATCACGGAGCGGATTTAA
- a CDS encoding entericidin A/B family lipoprotein, producing the protein MSRTEDTKIIDKKGLGVAGLILAATLSLAACNTIEGVGEDTESVGETIQEAAD; encoded by the coding sequence ATGTCCCGCACGGAAGACACAAAAATCATCGATAAAAAAGGCCTCGGCGTAGCCGGCCTGATTCTGGCGGCAACCCTGTCGCTCGCCGCCTGCAACACGATCGAAGGCGTGGGCGAAGATACGGAAAGCGTCGGCGAAACCATTCAGGAAGCTGCGGATTGA
- a CDS encoding glycosyltransferase, with amino-acid sequence MSTLALITLPLPGHMRPMMAAARALQQAGHHPVVVGPADLTARVPDDIATRTIGQTDLPAGAVDHMCACLSRMSRLSDLRQMFRAIATLSQFYLDHLPQAIEQIGADAILHDQLEPGAGLVARSLSRSWGVRHISLACALPMNREPSVPPPFMGWRFRPSRYGAWLNAGYYRVVNALHAEQGLVLANGARRFGLTKPDDLEDWQQVWSVDDGISDQTDLVQGLASLDYPRQSPPTYLGPFRDSRDAYPGLSSIQSERDGRPLAFISLGTLMGGKRRILRAMANAATARGLQPILVHGGRLNVEQADLPTGTIARDFLDQRAIMADAAVAMLHGGYNSTTDAIAAGLPLITVPLAFEQGAIAARVERAQLGRTVGRLGSGLTLRLQQALDAVTGSPTIRAASRRAQFEALAAPGLSGLVASVDGALRQCQPRLRPVDQPGREHVASQHRPEIVPAQ; translated from the coding sequence ATGAGCACGCTTGCGCTGATCACCTTGCCGCTTCCCGGCCATATGCGGCCGATGATGGCCGCCGCGCGCGCCCTGCAGCAGGCAGGCCATCATCCGGTTGTCGTCGGTCCGGCGGACCTGACGGCGCGGGTTCCTGACGATATCGCCACGCGGACGATCGGACAGACCGATCTGCCAGCAGGCGCGGTCGATCATATGTGCGCCTGTCTAAGCCGGATGAGCCGCCTGTCGGATCTCCGGCAGATGTTCAGGGCCATCGCTACTTTGTCGCAATTCTACCTCGACCATTTGCCGCAGGCGATTGAGCAGATCGGAGCAGATGCGATCCTGCATGATCAGCTCGAACCCGGTGCGGGTCTGGTCGCGCGCAGCCTGTCGCGCAGTTGGGGTGTACGCCATATCAGTCTGGCCTGCGCCCTGCCGATGAACCGCGAGCCGTCCGTCCCGCCGCCATTCATGGGCTGGCGCTTCCGTCCGAGCCGTTATGGCGCGTGGCTGAATGCCGGTTATTACCGTGTCGTCAATGCGCTGCATGCTGAGCAGGGGCTGGTGCTGGCGAACGGGGCGCGGCGTTTCGGGCTGACCAAGCCGGACGATCTTGAAGACTGGCAGCAAGTCTGGTCCGTCGATGACGGGATTTCTGATCAGACCGATCTGGTGCAGGGTCTGGCCAGCCTGGATTATCCACGCCAGTCGCCGCCAACCTATCTTGGTCCGTTCCGAGACAGTCGCGACGCCTATCCGGGCCTGTCATCCATACAATCCGAACGAGACGGTCGCCCGCTCGCCTTCATATCGCTGGGAACCCTGATGGGCGGAAAACGCCGCATTCTCCGTGCGATGGCCAACGCCGCGACCGCACGGGGGTTGCAGCCTATCCTCGTCCATGGCGGACGTCTGAATGTGGAACAGGCCGATCTGCCGACCGGGACGATCGCCCGCGACTTCCTCGATCAGCGCGCGATCATGGCCGACGCGGCTGTGGCCATGCTGCATGGTGGCTATAATTCGACGACGGACGCGATTGCGGCGGGTTTGCCGCTGATCACCGTGCCGCTGGCCTTTGAACAGGGCGCGATTGCTGCCCGGGTCGAGCGGGCGCAGTTGGGCCGGACCGTCGGGCGGTTGGGGTCGGGCCTGACGCTGCGCCTGCAACAGGCTCTGGACGCGGTGACAGGGTCGCCGACCATTCGTGCCGCCAGCCGCCGGGCCCAATTCGAGGCGCTGGCCGCGCCGGGCCTGTCCGGTCTGGTCGCCAGTGTCGATGGCGCGCTGCGGCAGTGTCAGCCGCGCCTCCGCCCTGTCGATCAGCCCGGTCGTGAGCATGTTGCCTCGCAGCACAGGCCCGAGATTGTCCCGGCGCAGTAG
- the gshB gene encoding glutathione synthase: MPDLQNLRVAFQMDPMEGVNIAEDTTFALALEAQRRGATLFDYGPQHLAYDAGRVIAHARPMTLRDTVGDHVRFEDRRIIDLTDDIDVVWMRQDPPFDMAYITAAHLLERLKGQTLVANDPQWVRSLPEKIVPLDYVHLMPPTMIARDPVMIDAFRKRHGTVIIKPLYGNGGAGIFKIAPDDSNYSSLLEMFFASNPEPVMVQAFIPEVSAGDKRILIVDGQLAGGFNRVPLKGETRSNMHVGGIAELVELTDTDIAIAEELGPMLHARGQILVGIDVIAGRLTEINLTSPTGVHELKRFTGVDTAAMCWDAIAVRLKRNF; the protein is encoded by the coding sequence ATGCCTGACCTTCAGAATTTGCGTGTCGCCTTTCAGATGGATCCGATGGAAGGCGTAAATATCGCCGAGGACACGACCTTCGCACTGGCGCTGGAGGCACAGCGCCGCGGGGCGACCCTGTTCGATTACGGGCCGCAGCATCTGGCCTATGATGCCGGACGGGTTATCGCCCATGCACGCCCCATGACGCTGCGCGATACGGTCGGGGATCATGTGCGCTTTGAAGACCGCCGCATCATCGATCTGACGGACGATATCGATGTCGTCTGGATGCGACAGGACCCACCCTTTGATATGGCCTATATCACGGCAGCGCATCTGCTCGAACGTCTGAAAGGGCAGACCCTCGTTGCCAATGATCCGCAATGGGTCCGGTCCCTGCCGGAGAAGATCGTGCCGCTGGATTACGTCCATCTGATGCCGCCGACCATGATTGCGCGCGATCCGGTCATGATCGACGCGTTCCGCAAGCGTCACGGCACGGTCATCATCAAACCGCTCTACGGCAATGGCGGAGCGGGTATTTTCAAGATCGCGCCCGATGATTCCAACTATTCCTCCCTGCTGGAAATGTTTTTTGCCAGCAACCCGGAACCGGTCATGGTGCAGGCTTTCATCCCGGAAGTCAGTGCCGGGGACAAACGCATCCTGATTGTCGACGGTCAGCTGGCAGGGGGCTTCAACCGCGTGCCGCTTAAGGGCGAAACCCGGTCCAACATGCATGTCGGCGGCATTGCCGAACTCGTCGAGCTGACGGATACGGACATCGCGATTGCCGAAGAGCTCGGTCCCATGCTGCACGCGCGCGGGCAGATACTGGTCGGCATCGATGTCATTGCGGGCCGCCTCACGGAGATCAATCTGACGAGCCCGACTGGCGTGCATGAGCTGAAGCGCTTTACCGGCGTGGATACGGCGGCGATGTGCTGGGACGCGATAGCGGTCCGCCTCAAGCGGAATTTTTGA
- a CDS encoding YbjQ family protein produces the protein MSDDIILTNMETVPGRTVVRHIGLAQGNVVRAKHVGRDIAAGLKNIVGGELRGYTELLEEARRDAIRRMTEDAKAQGANAVVNVRLSTSSVTSGASELYAYGTAVLVE, from the coding sequence ATGAGCGACGATATCATCCTGACGAATATGGAAACCGTACCGGGGCGCACCGTCGTGCGACATATCGGGCTGGCGCAAGGCAATGTGGTGCGCGCCAAACATGTCGGGCGGGATATAGCCGCCGGATTAAAGAATATCGTCGGCGGGGAACTGCGCGGCTATACGGAATTGCTCGAAGAAGCCCGGCGCGATGCGATCCGGCGCATGACCGAGGATGCCAAGGCACAAGGCGCAAATGCAGTCGTCAATGTCCGGCTCTCGACCAGTTCCGTTACGTCAGGCGCGTCCGAGCTTTACGCCTACGGCACGGCCGTCCTGGTCGAATAG
- a CDS encoding YbjQ family protein → MLDEILISLAATFGPLIALLIIGSIFGTLAQKRHLADLEQREARLGAFLLTNCSRIDGQRGELVTGSTVVAYDFFRRIAVLLRKLIGGRFHMHEGFMMRARREAVLRMAESAQALGATSVHNVRLVSSNLGDSSRGTGGCEVVAYGTAIWD, encoded by the coding sequence GTGCTTGACGAAATCCTCATATCGCTGGCGGCAACATTCGGTCCGCTGATCGCCCTGCTGATCATTGGCAGCATATTCGGCACGCTGGCGCAAAAGCGGCATCTGGCCGATCTGGAGCAGCGTGAAGCCAGACTGGGGGCGTTTCTGCTGACCAATTGCAGCCGTATCGACGGCCAGAGAGGCGAACTTGTGACCGGGTCCACCGTTGTGGCCTATGATTTCTTCCGCCGGATTGCCGTGCTGCTGCGCAAGCTGATCGGCGGACGGTTTCACATGCATGAGGGCTTCATGATGCGCGCGCGCCGCGAAGCCGTGCTGCGCATGGCCGAAAGCGCGCAGGCCCTTGGTGCCACTTCCGTACATAACGTGCGGCTGGTGTCGTCCAACCTGGGCGACAGCAGTCGCGGCACGGGCGGCTGCGAAGTCGTCGCTTACGGTACGGCCATCTGGGATTAG
- a CDS encoding alpha/beta hydrolase has translation MDDVHSFQLTAADGTRLSARHWAAQTPHAALALIHGFGEHSGRYGDMGQHLAANGIDVFAVDLRGHGKSDGKRGVIRSFDDFRADIAALLDHAHSQRKSGPLILFGHSMGGGIVLDHGLRPDPGVDGIIASAPLIAPSEPVKGVQRSLVTGMSKLFPSLTMKQPIAGSKISTLAEEQAAYEQDPLNHGQLGLRTAVEIIEAGEKLTEAAADWSLPLLMLHATGDQLTDYAASQAFGTAARADFRAFDKVEHELHNDTTRAQIYAAITDFVDLLSGRV, from the coding sequence ATGGATGATGTTCACAGCTTTCAGCTGACCGCCGCAGACGGCACGCGCCTGTCTGCCCGGCACTGGGCGGCGCAAACGCCCCATGCCGCATTGGCACTGATCCACGGCTTTGGCGAACATTCGGGCCGCTATGGCGATATGGGCCAGCATCTGGCCGCCAACGGGATCGACGTATTTGCAGTCGATCTGCGCGGGCACGGGAAAAGCGATGGCAAGCGCGGTGTGATCCGCAGCTTCGATGATTTTCGCGCCGATATCGCCGCTTTGCTCGATCACGCACACAGCCAGCGCAAAAGCGGCCCCCTGATCCTGTTCGGTCATTCCATGGGCGGGGGGATCGTGCTGGATCACGGCTTGCGACCAGACCCGGGCGTTGACGGGATCATCGCATCGGCGCCACTCATCGCGCCATCCGAGCCTGTCAAAGGCGTGCAGCGCAGCCTCGTGACAGGCATGTCGAAACTGTTTCCGTCCTTGACGATGAAGCAACCGATCGCGGGCAGCAAGATTTCCACACTAGCGGAGGAGCAGGCCGCCTATGAGCAGGACCCGCTCAATCATGGTCAGCTCGGCCTGCGGACAGCCGTCGAAATCATCGAGGCGGGCGAAAAGCTGACCGAGGCGGCTGCCGACTGGTCCCTGCCCCTGCTGATGCTGCACGCGACAGGCGACCAGCTGACCGATTATGCGGCCAGTCAGGCCTTCGGTACGGCGGCGCGGGCCGATTTTCGCGCCTTCGATAAGGTCGAACATGAACTCCATAATGACACGACGCGCGCACAGATTTATGCAGCGATCACCGACTTTGTCGACCTGCTGTCGGGACGTGTCTGA
- a CDS encoding arsenate reductase family protein: MKVYALKNCDTCRKATKALREAGKEFDVVDVREDGLKTEDIAKIVDAVGFERALNRRSSTWRALDNPDDGSVDNVRAVTLIDAHPLLLKRPAITDGETTTVGWDKAVEETWL; encoded by the coding sequence ATGAAAGTCTATGCGCTGAAAAATTGCGATACGTGCCGCAAGGCGACCAAGGCCCTGCGCGAAGCCGGCAAGGAATTCGATGTGGTCGATGTCCGCGAAGACGGGCTGAAGACCGAGGACATTGCGAAGATCGTCGACGCCGTCGGATTCGAGCGCGCGCTCAACCGCCGCTCAAGCACATGGCGCGCCCTCGACAATCCAGATGACGGAAGCGTGGATAATGTAAGGGCCGTCACGCTGATCGACGCCCACCCCCTCTTGCTCAAACGCCCGGCCATCACGGATGGCGAGACGACAACAGTCGGCTGGGACAAAGCGGTCGAGGAAACCTGGCTGTAA
- a CDS encoding toxin-antitoxin system YwqK family antitoxin has translation MSHAAIRHILLSLGFGVTAFSPSIGLAVDESQHAVQPFETAFQPGKGGTVLKGARTDADGLVRTPDGKLATGLFEDRFETGSIRVRRFVKDGKAHGVWLEYDPDGQLRFYSEWRNGLGHGLWIYFHDNGWIRERSTVLNDRWHGVSEGWDPDGRKRFEAIYIDGEKRQERSFSAKEEIIK, from the coding sequence ATGTCACATGCCGCGATACGCCATATTCTTCTTAGCCTTGGTTTCGGTGTTACAGCTTTCAGTCCCTCCATCGGGCTGGCCGTTGATGAGAGCCAGCATGCGGTACAACCGTTTGAAACCGCCTTTCAGCCTGGCAAAGGCGGTACGGTTCTGAAGGGTGCCCGCACCGATGCGGACGGTCTTGTCAGGACTCCGGATGGGAAATTGGCGACGGGACTATTTGAAGACCGGTTTGAGACAGGATCGATTCGGGTCAGGCGTTTTGTTAAGGACGGCAAAGCCCATGGTGTTTGGCTGGAATATGACCCGGATGGCCAGCTGCGATTTTACAGCGAATGGCGGAATGGGCTCGGACATGGGCTATGGATCTACTTTCACGACAATGGCTGGATCCGCGAGCGATCCACAGTTCTCAATGATCGCTGGCACGGGGTCAGCGAAGGCTGGGATCCGGATGGGCGGAAACGGTTCGAAGCGATCTATATTGATGGCGAAAAACGCCAGGAGCGCAGTTTCAGCGCAAAGGAAGAGATCATAAAATGA
- a CDS encoding Lrp/AsnC family transcriptional regulator, with protein MDSFDRRLLDLVQRNNRLTYDALGDAVGLSSSAVRRRLKQLREDGVIIADVALADPAKLAETVIISVHMKIESHETYATLSERMRDCPEVSQCYTVCGDTDFIIIAHFGNLTIYDGWAKAKLMSDPAIARYTTHVVSGRIKYDTAIATE; from the coding sequence ATGGATTCCTTCGACCGTCGCCTGCTTGATCTGGTTCAGCGCAATAACCGGCTGACCTACGACGCCTTGGGCGACGCTGTCGGCCTTTCCTCCAGTGCTGTCAGGCGCCGGTTGAAACAGTTGCGCGAAGACGGCGTCATCATTGCGGATGTCGCCTTGGCCGATCCGGCCAAACTTGCGGAGACGGTCATCATTTCTGTGCATATGAAGATTGAGAGCCACGAAACCTACGCGACTCTTAGTGAGCGGATGCGTGACTGTCCCGAGGTTTCGCAATGTTACACAGTCTGTGGCGACACGGACTTCATCATTATTGCGCATTTCGGCAATTTGACGATCTATGATGGCTGGGCCAAGGCCAAGCTGATGTCCGACCCGGCCATTGCGCGCTACACAACACATGTCGTCTCAGGCCGGATCAAATATGATACGGCCATTGCAACTGAATGA